In Granulicella mallensis MP5ACTX8, the sequence GTTGCCATTCCATGTCTGACGCAGGCTTATCGGATCGATCTGTTTGGACGTGTCCAATGCAGCAATACGATCGCGATAGAGCTTGACCTGTTCGCTTCTATGCTCGGATGGCGGACCAGCCTGGACATATCCGCGAATCGTGGAAGCGATCTTGTCGGCATCGTCTTCAACGAGCGCATCTGCCTCTCCCATGCCGACTCGCTGTTCACCACCATGAATCGCCCAGATCAGAGCGCGGTCTGACGCATCGAACTCGTCGATGCCGGACTCTTGTTCGATGACCTCAGGGCCGTTGAGCCCAAGGCGAGCTTCTTTGGTCATAACGACATAGCTTGATACTCCAGCCGCCAGTGACATGCCGCCGAAACAGCCCACGGTACCGGCAACCACAGTGATCACCGGGGCGTGCTGACGCAAGGCGAGGATCGACGAGATCACTTCAGCGATAGCGGCGAGCCCAAGATTCGCTTCCTGCAGCCGCACACCACCGGTCTCAAGGAGAAGGACAGCAGCCGTCTTCTTCCCGGCCTCTGAGTCTTTCGTTGCAAGATCCAGAGCCGCTGTCATCTTGGCGCCGGACACTTCTCCGATGCTGCCTCCCTGGAAAGCTCCTTCGAGAGAGACGACAACTGCTGGCAGGCCACCAATCTTACCTTTGATTACGATGCAACCATCATCGGCCTGTGGAGTGACCCCCTGAATCGCCAACCACGGGGATTCGACTCGATCAAACGGGCCAACCAACTCCTTCGCAGTCCCCTCATCGAACAGGCTCTGGGCACGTGCCCTGCCGTCCAGCTCGATGAAGCTCTTGCGATTTACAAATGCGGGAAAGATCTCTGCTGTGCTCATTGCTCAATCACCTCCACTGCCTGTTCCAACCGCAGCAGCACGCTTCCTGGGGTTGCGCCTGCATCGTTGATCTGGATCTTTACGGCTCCATCGAACTTCGAGAAGAACCGGTCAAAGACCGCCTTCCACGAGTCCTGGAAGCCATTCACGCTGGTGGTAATCGAGACGTGTGCCCCATCACCGCCAGCCGGCTCCATGAGGACTTCCATATCTCCAGACCCCACTACGCCGACATAAGCCTTCTTCGTCATGCGACGTCTCGCCGCCGGATAATCGAATTCAATCTGTTCCATGTGATCCCTCCAAAAGACTAGTGTCCCTTTCCACGTCGTACAAACCTCGTTCTACTGCGTCCAGAAAGAGCGTGGCCGCAAGCAGATCCGCGCTTCCTCCCGGAGAGATGTTTCTGGCAAAAAGTTCGCGATCAAGGCGACGTAACGCCTCGTCTCCGGCAGCAGAGCCAGGGCCACCTGAGACAAGCACCTCTTTCGCCCCCCGTTTGACCGTCTGTAGGCC encodes:
- a CDS encoding malonate decarboxylase subunit delta, which gives rise to MEQIEFDYPAARRRMTKKAYVGVVGSGDMEVLMEPAGGDGAHVSITTSVNGFQDSWKAVFDRFFSKFDGAVKIQINDAGATPGSVLLRLEQAVEVIEQ
- a CDS encoding biotin-independent malonate decarboxylase subunit beta — encoded protein: MSTAEIFPAFVNRKSFIELDGRARAQSLFDEGTAKELVGPFDRVESPWLAIQGVTPQADDGCIVIKGKIGGLPAVVVSLEGAFQGGSIGEVSGAKMTAALDLATKDSEAGKKTAAVLLLETGGVRLQEANLGLAAIAEVISSILALRQHAPVITVVAGTVGCFGGMSLAAGVSSYVVMTKEARLGLNGPEVIEQESGIDEFDASDRALIWAIHGGEQRVGMGEADALVEDDADKIASTIRGYVQAGPPSEHRSEQVKLYRDRIAALDTSKQIDPISLRQTWNGNNTTGGAR